A section of the Gallus gallus isolate bGalGal1 chromosome 4, bGalGal1.mat.broiler.GRCg7b, whole genome shotgun sequence genome encodes:
- the LOC121110597 gene encoding uncharacterized protein LOC121110597 gives MHTASRHPAGGNGNRSGRQRSPGQRPERRGLRCLGEHGVGLRGRLKCLSTEAMRGKPTFFHLHYADISKSKLCRTLLFLGGRYETRHQLLTIPFSRYQRNREFARALTNPHIPVTCRAAHTQQQPLSPQR, from the coding sequence ATGCACACTGCATCTCGACACCCTGCCGGGGGCAACGGGAACCGGAGCGGGCGGCAGCGCTCCCCAGGCCAAAGGCCGGAGAGGAGAGGGCTGCGATGCCTGGGAGAGCACGGGGTCGGGCTGCGAGGCCGTCTCAAGTGCCTCTCGACAGAGGCGATGAGGGGGAAACCAACGTTCTTCCACTTGCACTATGCTGACATCTCCAAATCAAAGCTTTGCCGCACGTTGCTGTTTCTCGGTGGCAGGTATGAAACACGCCATCAGCTTCTGACAATTCCTTTCTCTCGCTACCAACGTAACCGGGAATTTGCAAGAGCTTTAACGAACCCTCACATCCCCGTTACGTGCCGTGCTGCCCACACgcagcagcagcctctctcTCCCCAGCGCTGA